In Acholeplasma equirhinis, the following proteins share a genomic window:
- a CDS encoding glycoside hydrolase family 66 protein — protein MTLKATFDKAQYLNKESVLCTVYGLKDLDNKISVELYNLHQKVDVNYFHKYVIKDEIIELVFELSMVKVGNYGLHIHINDEVLILAFDVVNHYKEAFRYGFLSDFKPNDGDQNDLDYIKDLKLNAVQFYDWMYRHDDLIAPSEHYLDPLGRETSLTVIKDKVNYARKLGVRPFAYGAVYAGTKELFLKHQDWALYTREKEPMIFADWLYFMNVTHQSPWSNHIVKEFYKSMNELGFMGIHMDTYGFPKVGEDYEGNEVRLYEELPKLIDQAADEAAKISQEHGVIFNAVNNWPIDSVAQTKQDASYIEVWPPHNSYLDLYQLIRRARQIGHKNVVLAAYMHPFKDAVKLHEVEAAERSLLLTQAVIMASGGTQLVYGEDESILCDSYYANYRKLRKEFLPAVYRYTDFIVRYASLLYNDSGYDISMTATDGINNDYQFSHPEVKFSANGKENTIWTILRERQKRVTIHLINLVNQNDRWNEPKNELVDIKNIDLKIFINRKIKGIYTASPDDNLQAQSIPFEVVHKDKQNGYHLLIDNLKVLRSVWIEME, from the coding sequence ATGACATTAAAAGCAACATTTGATAAAGCTCAATACTTGAATAAAGAATCCGTTCTGTGTACGGTCTATGGTCTTAAAGATTTAGATAATAAGATTTCCGTTGAACTCTATAATCTTCATCAAAAGGTCGATGTTAATTATTTCCATAAATACGTTATAAAAGATGAAATTATCGAGCTTGTTTTTGAATTATCGATGGTTAAAGTTGGCAACTATGGATTACATATCCATATTAATGATGAAGTCTTAATCCTCGCATTTGATGTTGTCAATCACTATAAGGAAGCATTTAGATATGGTTTCTTAAGTGACTTTAAACCAAATGATGGGGATCAAAACGACCTAGATTACATTAAAGACTTAAAACTTAATGCAGTTCAATTTTATGATTGGATGTATCGTCATGATGATCTGATAGCACCTAGCGAACACTATCTAGACCCACTTGGACGAGAAACTAGTTTAACAGTTATTAAAGATAAGGTAAATTACGCTCGTAAGCTTGGTGTACGTCCATTTGCCTATGGTGCAGTTTATGCTGGAACAAAGGAATTATTCCTAAAACATCAGGATTGGGCATTATACACAAGAGAAAAAGAACCAATGATTTTTGCTGATTGGTTATACTTCATGAATGTAACACATCAGTCACCATGGAGTAATCATATCGTAAAAGAATTTTATAAGAGTATGAATGAACTAGGATTTATGGGTATTCACATGGATACCTATGGTTTCCCTAAGGTCGGTGAAGATTATGAAGGAAATGAAGTTAGACTTTATGAAGAACTTCCAAAACTGATCGATCAAGCGGCCGATGAAGCTGCTAAAATCAGTCAAGAACATGGTGTAATCTTTAATGCAGTTAACAATTGGCCGATTGATAGTGTCGCACAAACCAAACAAGATGCTTCCTATATCGAAGTATGGCCACCGCATAATAGTTACTTAGATTTATATCAATTAATTAGAAGAGCTCGACAAATTGGTCATAAGAATGTCGTATTAGCAGCTTACATGCATCCATTCAAAGATGCAGTAAAACTACATGAAGTAGAAGCTGCAGAACGCTCATTACTCCTTACTCAAGCAGTTATTATGGCATCTGGTGGAACGCAACTCGTATATGGTGAGGATGAATCCATTTTGTGTGATAGTTATTATGCAAACTACCGAAAACTTAGAAAAGAATTTTTACCAGCAGTTTATCGATATACTGATTTTATCGTCCGTTATGCATCGTTATTATATAATGATAGTGGATACGATATTTCAATGACAGCAACCGATGGCATCAATAATGACTATCAATTTAGTCATCCAGAAGTCAAATTCTCTGCTAATGGTAAAGAAAATACAATTTGGACAATCTTGCGGGAACGCCAAAAAAGAGTCACGATTCACTTGATTAATTTAGTTAATCAAAATGATAGATGGAATGAACCAAAGAATGAACTCGTTGACATTAAAAATATCGATTTAAAGATATTTATCAACCGTAAAATTAAAGGTATCTATACCGCATCACCAGATGATAACCTACAAGCTCAATCAATTCCTTTTGAAGTTGTTCATAAGGATAAACAAAATGGTTATCACCTCTTAATTGATAACTTAAAAGTGTTGCGATCGGTATGGATTGAAATGGAGTAA
- a CDS encoding AraC family transcriptional regulator — translation MELFSYQVNQLPKIRFLGKVFYREPWKHFARTINEYIIYIIKQGNLYIKEGNKSYNLKPGDFFILEPNVPHVGYQAASCEYYYLHFKDISLLKTSKNPVVYLEELKDKRRKALLSDYLSGDVISDGVTYLPKYFSIQSTMTFDRLKYLKDLFYNKEEFYKETAATLMHTFLLNVSHKMLVEYMTKERTTRVKKSELICEQIVEYINENYMKPMNSTDIEDLFEVNFDHINREFNHLMGTTIIKYLNQVKINNAKHMIEASNLNFGEISYLVGIEDRFYFTRVFKRYTGMTPTEYYRFIHIKNK, via the coding sequence GTGGAATTATTCAGTTATCAAGTGAATCAATTACCAAAAATACGCTTTTTAGGTAAAGTCTTTTATAGAGAGCCTTGGAAACACTTTGCACGAACAATCAATGAATATATTATCTATATTATTAAGCAAGGTAATCTTTATATTAAAGAAGGTAATAAGAGTTATAACTTGAAACCAGGTGATTTCTTTATCCTTGAACCCAATGTACCTCATGTGGGATACCAGGCGGCATCCTGTGAGTACTATTATTTACATTTTAAAGATATTTCGTTACTAAAAACTTCAAAGAATCCAGTTGTTTATCTTGAAGAATTAAAAGATAAAAGACGTAAAGCACTGTTAAGTGATTATCTATCAGGTGATGTTATTAGTGATGGTGTGACGTATTTACCCAAATACTTTTCAATTCAATCCACCATGACTTTTGATCGACTTAAATACTTAAAGGATCTATTCTATAACAAAGAAGAGTTTTACAAAGAGACCGCAGCGACCTTAATGCATACATTCTTACTGAATGTTTCTCATAAGATGCTTGTAGAATATATGACAAAGGAACGCACCACAAGAGTTAAGAAGAGTGAATTGATTTGTGAGCAAATCGTAGAATACATCAACGAAAACTATATGAAACCAATGAATTCAACGGATATCGAGGATTTATTTGAAGTTAATTTCGATCACATTAATCGTGAATTCAATCACTTAATGGGGACTACCATTATTAAATATCTTAACCAAGTCAAAATCAATAATGCAAAACACATGATTGAAGCATCAAACCTAAACTTTGGTGAAATATCCTACTTAGTTGGAATTGAAGATCGTTTCTATTTTACAAGAGTCTTCAAACGATATACAGGGATGACACCAACCGAATACTATCGCTTCATTCATATCAAAAATAAGTAA
- a CDS encoding alpha-glucosidase, whose translation MNHQNTWWKQGFFYQLYPRSFMDSNHDGIGDIRGIISKIDYLKQLGIKAIWLNPVYQSPNDDMGYDISNYNEVMTEFGTKEDLKELIDLLHQNGIKLVMDLVVNHTSDEHQWFIESRKSKDNPYRDFYIWRDNHNNQPPNNWSSFFTPSAWKLDTLTNSWYLHLFSEKQPDLNWENESMRRAIYAMINRWFDFGVDGFRMDVITLIAKNPKLPDGNRFFNDHGYSMAFENYALQPKMYDYLQELKENTARPHTMYLGEATFANQSNAHTLIGDDKPMDLIFQFDLMDVDSGKHKFDVIPIDYNRFKRTLFDWQKAIPWNTLFLCNHDQARSVSRFGNTSNESLWNRSAKMLGVAIHLMKGTSFIYQGEEIGMTNSRFEDPKELKDIESINYYKLSQEQGHEAIAWEGILKKARDHARTPIQWNGLDYAGFSTVEPWMKVNQNYHEINVQKQQNDPNSILNFYRKLIQLKTNSVTLTYGDVIEIETNIKSLLIYKRVLENEEYLIICNLSNEIHRLDFSLKGYQLVLSNMLHSGYELESYVAYVYRKVS comes from the coding sequence ATGAATCATCAAAACACATGGTGGAAACAAGGCTTTTTCTACCAACTTTATCCACGCTCTTTTATGGACTCAAACCATGATGGGATTGGAGATATCAGAGGTATTATTAGCAAAATAGATTATTTGAAACAGTTAGGGATTAAGGCAATTTGGCTTAATCCGGTTTACCAATCTCCTAATGATGACATGGGTTATGATATCTCTAATTACAATGAGGTTATGACCGAGTTTGGAACTAAAGAGGATCTAAAAGAACTCATTGATTTACTTCATCAAAATGGGATTAAACTCGTCATGGATTTAGTGGTTAATCACACCTCTGATGAACATCAATGGTTTATTGAATCAAGAAAATCAAAAGATAATCCATATCGTGATTTCTATATCTGGAGAGATAATCATAACAATCAACCACCCAATAACTGGTCATCATTTTTCACCCCATCAGCATGGAAGCTAGACACGTTAACAAATAGTTGGTATCTCCATTTATTTTCTGAAAAACAACCTGATTTAAATTGGGAAAATGAATCGATGAGACGTGCTATTTACGCGATGATTAATCGCTGGTTTGATTTTGGTGTGGATGGTTTTAGAATGGATGTTATTACCTTAATTGCCAAAAATCCAAAACTTCCTGATGGAAATCGGTTCTTTAACGATCATGGCTACTCCATGGCATTTGAAAATTATGCCCTTCAACCTAAAATGTATGATTATCTTCAAGAACTAAAAGAAAACACTGCAAGACCACATACGATGTATTTAGGAGAGGCAACATTTGCCAATCAATCCAATGCCCACACTCTCATTGGTGATGATAAGCCAATGGATTTAATTTTCCAGTTTGACTTAATGGATGTTGATTCTGGTAAACACAAATTTGATGTAATACCAATAGATTATAATCGCTTTAAGCGAACTTTATTTGATTGGCAAAAAGCAATTCCTTGGAACACTTTATTTCTTTGTAACCACGATCAGGCACGGTCTGTTTCAAGATTTGGCAATACCAGTAATGAATCCTTATGGAATAGAAGTGCTAAAATGCTTGGAGTTGCTATTCACTTAATGAAGGGGACCTCATTTATCTATCAAGGTGAGGAAATTGGAATGACCAATTCACGATTTGAAGATCCAAAAGAACTAAAAGATATTGAGAGTATTAATTACTATAAATTATCACAAGAACAAGGTCATGAAGCGATTGCATGGGAAGGTATCCTAAAGAAAGCACGCGATCACGCAAGAACTCCAATCCAATGGAATGGGTTAGATTACGCTGGGTTTTCAACTGTTGAACCATGGATGAAAGTTAATCAAAATTATCATGAAATTAATGTCCAAAAACAACAGAATGATCCAAATTCAATTCTAAACTTTTATCGCAAGTTGATTCAATTGAAGACAAACTCGGTAACTCTCACATACGGTGATGTCATCGAAATTGAAACGAATATAAAATCACTCTTGATTTATAAAAGAGTATTAGAGAATGAAGAATATTTAATTATCTGTAATTTATCCAATGAGATACATCGACTCGATTTTAGTTTGAAAGGTTATCAATTGGTGCTTTCAAACATGTTACATAGTGGATATGAACTTGAATCCTACGTTGCATATGTGTACCGAAAAGTGTCATAA
- the ybaK gene encoding Cys-tRNA(Pro) deacylase gives MEKTNVMRLLDTVKIEYTARNYDPTLVDGEKIASILNEDFERVFKTLVTRGNDKNYYVFCIPVVFHLDLKKAAKSVGVKSIEMISQKELLPLTGYIHGGCSPIGMKKRFKTVIDETATLHKTIYVSAGKVGFQIELNPNDLRTYINAKFDDLVI, from the coding sequence ATGGAAAAGACTAATGTTATGCGACTTTTAGATACAGTAAAAATTGAATATACAGCAAGAAACTATGATCCTACTTTAGTTGATGGTGAAAAAATTGCTAGTATATTGAATGAAGATTTTGAACGTGTTTTTAAAACTTTAGTCACTAGGGGAAACGATAAAAACTATTATGTATTTTGTATTCCAGTAGTTTTTCACCTGGACTTAAAAAAAGCAGCGAAGTCAGTTGGAGTAAAATCTATTGAAATGATTAGCCAAAAAGAACTTTTACCACTGACAGGTTATATTCATGGGGGCTGTTCACCTATTGGTATGAAAAAGAGATTTAAAACAGTCATTGATGAAACAGCAACTCTACATAAAACAATTTACGTTTCAGCAGGTAAGGTTGGGTTTCAAATTGAATTAAACCCAAACGATTTAAGAACCTATATCAATGCAAAATTTGATGATTTGGTCATTTAA
- a CDS encoding ZIP family metal transporter, producing MTETQMIIFGVSFIFVMTTAGAALIYFFKEGLSPKLNTIFLGFAAGIMIAASIWSLLIPAIDQSEFLGNFAFVPAALGFLLGGLFLYGIDKIVPHFHSETKQEEGMKTKLSKSTKLFLAMAIHNIPEGLAVGFAFGVALVTQDATRAAAFTSALGLAIGIGLQNFPEGAAVSLPMAEELGSRNKAFGYGAFSGILEPIAAVIGIILATSLTTILPWFLAFAAGAMIYVVVEELIPDSHVSEHPHLGTWAVMVGFVIMMILDVALG from the coding sequence ATGACAGAAACACAAATGATTATCTTTGGCGTCTCGTTCATATTTGTTATGACAACAGCAGGTGCCGCATTAATTTACTTTTTTAAAGAAGGTTTATCGCCTAAATTAAACACAATATTCTTAGGTTTTGCAGCAGGTATCATGATCGCTGCAAGTATTTGGTCATTATTAATTCCAGCAATTGATCAAAGTGAATTTTTAGGAAACTTTGCATTCGTTCCTGCTGCACTTGGATTCTTACTAGGTGGATTATTCTTATATGGTATAGATAAAATCGTACCGCATTTCCACAGTGAAACCAAACAAGAAGAAGGAATGAAAACCAAACTTTCTAAATCAACCAAATTATTCCTTGCAATGGCAATCCATAATATTCCAGAAGGATTAGCTGTAGGATTTGCATTTGGTGTTGCTTTAGTTACGCAAGATGCAACAAGAGCTGCTGCATTCACATCAGCACTTGGATTAGCAATTGGTATTGGTCTACAAAACTTTCCTGAAGGGGCTGCAGTTTCATTACCTATGGCTGAAGAATTAGGTAGCAGAAATAAAGCATTTGGTTATGGTGCATTCTCAGGGATTTTAGAACCAATTGCTGCAGTAATTGGTATTATTCTTGCGACAAGTTTAACAACCATTCTACCTTGGTTCCTTGCTTTTGCTGCTGGTGCGATGATTTATGTTGTTGTTGAAGAACTCATACCTGATTCACACGTTTCTGAACATCCACATTTAGGTACATGGGCAGTGATGGTTGGATTTGTTATTATGATGATTCTAGATGTTGCTTTAGGTTAA